In Dysidea avara chromosome 3, odDysAvar1.4, whole genome shotgun sequence, a single window of DNA contains:
- the LOC136249738 gene encoding N-acetylglucosaminyl-phosphatidylinositol de-N-acetylase-like has protein sequence MAFTPSLFSLFNWERPQMDVIVVVLLVLIVLLLSSVIIAFVFTTTSQFLLDNRKVLFVTAHPDDECMFFAPVILRASQNSSTTFLLCLSNGNYYSQGDVREKEFYKSCAVLGVKKEHARLINDPLLLDGPHTQWNSKEIEKHLLQAVNDFHIQTIISFDNWGVSGHPNHIAISKCLRQLVECGRLPTSIKLVLSLETVGILRKYSSIMDISISCFTNWQFCVISNVKSFIRAQAAMNAHSSQLFWFRIIYVMFSRYMIINTFKPLYYQM, from the exons ATGGCGTTTACGCCTTCGCTGTTTTCATTATTTAACTGGGAACGACCACAAATGGACgtcattgttgttgttttgttaGTGCTAATAGTGCTCCTATTATCAAGTGTGATCATTGCTTTTGTCTTCACTACAACATCACAATTCCTATTGGATAACAGAAAAGTGCTATTTGTGACCGCCCACCCAGATGATGAATGTATGTTCTTTGCTCCTGTCATTCTGAGAGCATCGCAGAACAGCAGCACAACCTTCCTACTCTGTCTTTCTAATG GTAACTATTACAGTCAAGGAGACGTGCGGGAGAAGGAATTCTACAAAAGCTGTGCTGTGTTGGGAGTGAAGAAGGAGCATGCTAGGTTGATCAACGATCC GCTGTTATTGGACGGACCTCATACACAGTGGAACAGTAAAGAGATAGAAAAGCACCTGTTACAAGCTGTCAATGATTTTCACATCCAAACA ATTATATCGTTCGACAACTGGGGAGTATCTGGTCATCCAAACCACATTGCTATTAGCAAGTGCTTAAG GCAGTTGGTAGAGTGTGGGAGGCTTCCTACTA GTATTAAATTAGTCTTGAGCTTAGAAACTGTGGGGATTTTAAGGAAGTATTCCAGCATCATGGACATCTCTATCAGTTGCTTCACTAACTG GCAGTTTTGTGTAATCAGCAATGTCAAAAGTTTCATCAGAGCTCAG GCTGCAATGAATGCCCACTCTAGCCAGTTATTCTGGTTCAGGATAATATATGTAATGTTCTCAAGATACATGATTATCAATACATTCAAGCCATTATATTATCAaatgtaa
- the LOC136248368 gene encoding uncharacterized protein, with translation MSFPCVITSVSAMPERWSKGSEQPAASAIERPGENTADVNRSYNGEIYADGLALPEAMASVQGSFSAMRLSHSSNPAPIDKVWDNGSLTDGATETPWSPINSKFMTQPPFNLKQPAQRNHQDAMNTGSLVQSDGQAQAQFAAAQPGNSFYYNSGSSGSTSPDNWGPGYLQSAVGGSYSVTDYPMTHEEYSNYPSHSYIAKGAIQRPLGSPPPITMNSMFSPTVMPPNVAYGLCSPSSPPYNGYQFPFSPRMDDALFSGGDDNVPTLQSFTEMGNAVSSLHRHSPTQQMKYQMSPGTGGNNCCGFSS, from the exons ATGAGTTTTCCTTGCGTGATAACATCTGTCTCAGCCATGCCAGAAAGGTGGAGTAAAGGCAGCGAACAGCCCGCAGCTAGTGCCATCGAAAGACCAGGTGAAAATACGGCAGATGTGAATCGCTCCTACAATGGTGAAATCTACGCCGATGGTCTCGCTTTACCTGAG GCTATGGCATCAGTTCAAGGGAGCTTTTCTGCCATGCGGCTGTCACACAGCAGCAATCCAGCGCCAATTGACAAG GTCTGGGATAATGGCTCTTTGACAGATGGTGCCACTGAGACTCCATGGAGCCCAATCAATAGCAAGTTTATGACTCAGCCTCCTTTCAATCTCAAGCAGCCTGCacagagaaaccatcaa GATGCTATGAATACTGGTTCACTGGTTCAGAGTGATGGGCAGGCTCAAGCACAATTTGCAGCAGCGCAGCCAGGAAATTCCTTCTACTACAACAGTGGTAGCTCAGGGTCTACCTCCCCAGATAACTGGGGGCCAGGATATTTGCAGTCAGCTGTTGGAGGGAGCTACTCAGTTACAGATTATCCAATGACACATGAGGAGTATAGCAATTACCCTTCCCATTCATACATTGCTAAAGGTGCCATACAGCGTCCGTTAGGAAGCCCACCTCCCATAACTATGAACAGCATGTTTTCTCCTACTGTTATGCCACCAAATGTTGCTTATGGCTTGTGTTCCCCATCCAGTCCCCCTTACAATGGCTACCAATTTCCTTTCTCTCCAAGGATGGATGATGCCTTGTTTAGTGGAGGTGATGATAATGTTCCAACCCTGCAGTCGTTCACAGAGATGGGAAATGCAGTCTCATCACTGCACCGTCACAGTCCTACACAGCAAATGAAATACCAGATGAGTCCCGGTACTGGAGGAAACAA CTGCTGTGGGTTCTCCTCTTAA